AAGCAGCCCTGTTCTGAATCTGACCCTCCTTGGCGGACTCATTCCCGGCATCGGCGGGAAACTGCGCGCCGACATGGACCTGAGCGTGGAAGTGCTTGCCCCCGGGCAGGAAGAGCCGCTTCTTTCCTTCGACAAGCACGTCACCAGTGAAGACTCCATGGATGCCTGGGACACCATTTCCCTCGGGTCGCTGGAGGAACACACCAAAGCGACGCTCGTGACGCTGACCAGGCAGGTGAAAGACGAACTCTCCACCGGTCGCGAGACTCTGGTTGCCCGCGCCGAAGAAGTGCGCGAGCGCCGCAAGCCGCCGGTTCAGGTGGCTCGCCCTGCGATCCCGGCGCTGCCCGAAGGGGCGCTGCGCGGCGTCGCGGTCTACCCCTTTGCCGCGCGCGGCGGCGCGCAGGACGCAACGGCCGAAGCCCTGGGCGGACTCTTTCAGAAGGAAATCGCCGGCGTTCCCTGCACGCGGATCGTCGCCGAGGACATCATCGAGGACCTTGCACGCCAGCAGGGGCTCGAGCAGCAGTGCGGCAACGAGACCTGCCAGATCGACCTGGCCAGCCAGGCGCAGGCCGACCTCTTGGTGCGGGGCGAGCTGCTGAAGGTCGGAGAGACCTACGTCCTCACGGCCCTCATGATCGATCTTGCCAGCAGGCAGACCGTCTTCAGCGGCGACGTGCAGTCGGGCGAGGGCGAGCTGATCGCAAAAACCCGCGAGCTGGCGGCCCGGGCAAGTGAAGTGCTCGGCTGCGCTCCCTGACGCTGCCTAAGCAATCCCGACTAGTTACAAGCAAAGGGCGCCCAACGGGCGCCCTTTCTTTTGTGCAGTGTTGCCGCGCTTACTTGATCGAAATCTTGGTTGCCTTGGCGGCTTCGGTCTTGGGGATGCTCACGCGAAGGACGCCGTCCTTGAATTCGGCGCTGGCCTTCGATGCATCGGCGTCGCTGGGAAGCGTGAAGGAACGGCGGAAGCTGCCGTAGGATCGTTCGATGCGATGGACGTTGTCCTTGGTCTCGTCGTGTTCGAATTCGCGCTTGCCCGAGAGGGTGAGCACGCCGTTGCTGATATCGACGTCGACGTCTTCCTTCTTCAGGCCCGGGATCTCCGCGCTGACGAGCAGCGTGCCGTCGCGCTCGGTGATGTCGACACTGGGAACCCAGTCGCGGCCGGTGGCCTCGGCGCCGGAGAATCCGAGCGGGGCGACGCCGCGGCCGAAGGCGTCCTCAAAGAAGCGGTCAAAGAAATCCCGCGTGGTGAGCGGGCGGCTCGTGCGGGTGGTGAGTCCGTTACTCATGGCAATACCCTCCATCGATAGAGACAGTTTCTTGCGCGGCCGGGCTCGCTGCGCCTGCCGCAAAATCTTCGTTGAAGAAAAACTAAACACGCCCGGGCCGTCGTCAAGGGGTGGCGCGTGCAGGAACGAAAAAGGGCGGAAGGGCGGGTAGACCCCGCCCTCTGCTGCCATCAACGAAAGTGCTGTTTTCCAAAGTGTTGGTTGGCTTCAAACCAGCCCCGGGGTTGTCCGGCATCGAAGCGCGTGCAGCGAACCGTGGCCCCCAGCAGGCGGCCCTGCGCCGCAAGCCGCGCCAGGGCGGGGGTGAGCTGGATCTCCCCCTTGCTGTCGGGCGAGGTGCTCCGAAGCAGCTCGAAGGTATCGCCCGGCAACACGTAGCGCCCCACCAGCGCCAGCCGCGAGGGCGCTGCGCGGCGCGTCGGCTTCTCGACCGCCCTGGCAATGCGCAGGAGCTTGCCCTCTTTCTTACCGGCCACGATCCCGTAGCTCGAAACCTCGCCGGCGGGCACTTCGAGCAGGGAAACCGCCGCGTCCTTTTCGGTGGCGGCGTCGAGCAACTGACGTAGCGGCTGGGGCTTTCCATCGAAGAGCTCGTCGGGAAGCAGCACCGCGAAGGGCCCCTCCTCCACTTCGTCTTTCGCACACAGAATTGCGTGGCCCAGGCCGCGTGGCTCGTCCTGGTAGACGGCGCAGACTTCCACCCGGCGCAGCAGGGTCAGCAACGGCTCGATCTCCGCGAGGCGCCCGTCATTCTTGAGCATCTCCACCAGGTCGTCGGGACGCGAAAAGTAGTTGACGAGGGCTTCCTTGCCCGGCGAGATCACCAGCACGATCCGGCGGATGCGCGCGGCGGCCGCTTCCTCCACCACGTAGTGGAGCACCGGCCGGTCCACGATGGGGACGAGTTCCTTGGGCGCCGCCAGGGACTGGGGCAACCAGCGGGTGCCAAGCCCCGCCGCAGGGATGACCGCTGTCTGAACATGGATTGCCATTGCGCCGGGCACTCTAGCACAGGTTTTGGCGCTGGCACGTTTTGCAGCGGATCGTGTTACCCTCGCACCCTACACGTTTCAGATTGATTCGGGAGGGAACCCCATGATTCGCGAGCGCTTTGATCTTTCCGGCAAATGGGCACTGGTAACCGGCGCGAGCCGCGGCATCGGCGAAGCGACGGCCATGGCACTGGCTGAGTCGGGCGCGGATCTCGTGCTGGTCTCACGCAAGCTGCCCGACCTCGAAGCCGTCGCGGCAAAGGTTGAGGCCGCCGGGCGCAAGGCCCACTGCATTCCCGCCAACATGGGCTCGGACGAAGAGCTCGAACGGCTCAAGGACAAGCTCGAGGAGATCGGGGTTACTCCCAATATCCTCATCAACAACGCGGCGACCAACCCCGCCATGGGCACGCTCATCGACCTGCCCGACTCGGTCTGGCAGAAGATCATGGACGTCAACGTGACCGGCCCCTTGCGGCTTTGCCGGCGCATCGTGCCCATGATGCGAAAGGCCGGCGGGGGAAGCATCGTCAACGTCGCCTCCATCGCCGGGCTTCGTCCGTCCACGACGCTGGGCGCCTACGGCATTTCAAAGGCCGCGGTCATTCACATGACCAAAACCCTGGCCAGCGAGCTGGCCCCGTTCAAGATCCGCGTCAACTGCGTGGCGCCGGGTCTGGTAAAGACCAAATTCGCCGAGGCCCTCTTCACCAATGAGGCGATCTACAAGGCGGCCATTTCCCAGATCAAGATGCACCGCCACGGCGAGCCCGATGAAATCGCGGGAATCATCCTGACCCTGGCCAGCGAGGCAGCCAGCTTCATGACCGGCGAAGTTGTCGTGGTCGACGGCGGCGCGACGCTCGGCTGAGTATTGCCGTTGCGAACACCCGCCCCGAGGGAGTAGGCTGCAGGACATTCGAAGGTGAGGGCAATCTTTCCAGGATTGCCCAGATGAAGTTCCTCCAGAGTTTTTCCGCGCCGGCCCTTTTGCTCGCGCTCGTCCTCGGTATCGCCGGCTGCGGCAACGAGGGCGACGTGCTGCTCTTCCTCGACTTCGCCGAAACCAATGCGCCGGGTTCCAGCCAGGTCAAGGCAATCAACGTCACCAGCTCCGATGGCGCCGGCGGCGTCGTGAACGTCCCGCTCGAAGTGACGGCCAGCGCCGGATTCGACGGGCAGGTGGATTTCCGCGCCGTGCTCGACGACGAGATCTTCGACATCACCGGCATGAGCGACCCGGCCTCGGGCGTGTTTTTTTCTCTGAACAACCCGGCGGCCACCACCAATGAGGCCCCCTTCGAGATCCTGCCCGGCGAGATGCTCAGCTTCTATGCCGTCATCAACGTGGCCAACGGAAGCGGCGACTGCGGACTCCACACGGTGCGGGTGGCCACCATCCCCGACGCCGATTTCGTGGACATCCACCTGCAGGTCTGCCCACCGAGTTCCTGATTTCCCCGGGCCGATTTCCCCCTTGACAGGTCGGCAGCGGCCTTTCATATTTGCGGCCCCGGTCGGGATCGCCGGGCCCGCCAAGGCCCGCCCGCCGCTTACAATCGAAGGTTTCTGGGGCAGTAGCTCAGTTGGGAGAGCGCCACAATGGCATTGTGGAGGTCGTCGGTTCGATCCCGTCCTGCTCCACCAGATTCTGGAAACGGCGGCTGAAAAGCCGCCGTTTCTGCATTTAAAGTGGCTCTTAGCCCCCACGAGGCCCTCCCGCCCTGGCGCCCCTTGACGGCCCGGCGGAAATCCCTTAAAAGAAGCCGCCTGCCTCCGTATTGGGAGGCCCTGAGTCCAAAGGAGACGACGACGTGCCCAATCATAAGTCCGCAGCCAAGCGTGCCCGCCAGACGGAGACCCGCACCGCGCGCAACCGCCTGGTAAAGGCCAGCATGCGCACCACCATCAAGAAGGCCCGCGCCCCCGAAGCGGGCGATGAGGCGCTCACCGCCGCCGTCAAGGACGTCTACAAGGCCGCCAGCAAGGGCGTCATCCACAAGCGTCAGGCCGCCCGCCGCGTCTCGCGCCTGGTGAAGGCCCACAACTCCAAGAAGGCCGCTGCCTGAGCCTTCCCCCATTACGTGAACAACGAAAGGCCGCCCACCGGGCGGCCTTTTTCTTTGTATCAAGAATCAATTCAATCCCTGCTCCCCCGCAGGGGGAGCGGGGGCTGAGGGCGCATCTAACGCCGCGCTTTTCTCCCCGCGATGCCGGACATCTCCAGCACGAGGTGTTCGAGCTCGATCTCGGGGAAATGGGTACCGCCCTTCGCCAGGCGATCGAGGCGCGTGAAGCGCGGCGCCACCTGGCGGCAGCGCTCGGCGTCGAAGGTCACCACCTGCTTGGCGAGCTGATCGAGGGCCCAAGGCGCCATCGGACGCCCGCCGCCCACCACCTGGGAGATCTCCGGGCGGCGCTTGCCGTTGCTCACCATCTCGGCGGCCATCCACAGCCGCTTGAACTGCCACCACAGACCGGGCAGCAGGCCCGCGGCCTTCTCCCCATCGGTGTAGAGACGCCGAAGCCCCGAAACAGCGTCGGCCTGCCGGCCCTCCACCGCGGCGTTGAAGACTTCGAACACGTCACGGTGGCGCGAGAGCGAGACCGCCTCCTGCGCGAGCGCCTCGCTCAACACCGTCGGGTTCTCCTGCAGCAGCGAAGCCTTCTCAATGGTCTGGTCGATGGCGAGCAGGTCGGTGCCGATATACTGGACAAGCACGTCCACGGCGCCGCGTTCGACGCTCATGCCGCGTTCCTTGGCCATGCGGTCGACCCACGCGGGGATCTCGCGCTCGTAGACGGGCTTGCACTCCACCAGGCCGCCGAGCTTGTCGATGGCCTTGAAGGCCTTGCGGCGCAGGTCGGGTTTCTTGTCCCCACTGGAGACGAAGCAGAGCACCGTGGTGCCCAGCGGATTAGCCGCGTAGTCGGCCAGCGCGTCGTAGTCGTCGGCCTTGAAGGCGTCGGCGCTCTTGACGAGAACCAGCCGCAGCGGCGCCATGGTCGGATGCGAGGAAGCGGCGCCGATGACCTGGGACATGCCTGATTTCACCGGCGGGCCGGCATCGAGATTGTCGAAGTTAAAGTCCGGGGCCGCGGTCACGACTTTCTTCTTGAGCGCCGCCAGCAGCTTGTCGGTAAAGAATGCCTCCGGCCCCCAGATCCAGTAGATCGGAGCGAACTTGCCCTTCTCGATATCCTGCAGGGCCTTGCTGGAGGTGATGGCGCCCAAAGTGCTTCCTCTATACGACGATGTTCACGATCTTACCCGGCACGTAGATGAACTTGCGAATCTCCTGGCCCTCGATGTGCTTTTGCACGTTGGGCTCGGCAAGTGCCTTCTCGCGTACCTCGTCCTGGCTGGCATCGGCGGCGATTTCGATCTTCGCACGCACCTTGCCCTTGATCTGCACGGCGATGGTCACGGTGTCGTCAACGGTCCACTGCTCGTCAAAGACCGGCCACTCGCTATCGAGCAACAATCCCTCGCCGCCGAGCTTGTTCCAGAGTTCCT
The Chrysiogenia bacterium genome window above contains:
- a CDS encoding Hsp20/alpha crystallin family protein, with amino-acid sequence MSNGLTTRTSRPLTTRDFFDRFFEDAFGRGVAPLGFSGAEATGRDWVPSVDITERDGTLLVSAEIPGLKKEDVDVDISNGVLTLSGKREFEHDETKDNVHRIERSYGSFRRSFTLPSDADASKASAEFKDGVLRVSIPKTEAAKATKISIK
- the holA gene encoding DNA polymerase III subunit delta translates to MGAITSSKALQDIEKGKFAPIYWIWGPEAFFTDKLLAALKKKVVTAAPDFNFDNLDAGPPVKSGMSQVIGAASSHPTMAPLRLVLVKSADAFKADDYDALADYAANPLGTTVLCFVSSGDKKPDLRRKAFKAIDKLGGLVECKPVYEREIPAWVDRMAKERGMSVERGAVDVLVQYIGTDLLAIDQTIEKASLLQENPTVLSEALAQEAVSLSRHRDVFEVFNAAVEGRQADAVSGLRRLYTDGEKAAGLLPGLWWQFKRLWMAAEMVSNGKRRPEISQVVGGGRPMAPWALDQLAKQVVTFDAERCRQVAPRFTRLDRLAKGGTHFPEIELEHLVLEMSGIAGRKARR
- a CDS encoding NTP transferase domain-containing protein, with the protein product MAIHVQTAVIPAAGLGTRWLPQSLAAPKELVPIVDRPVLHYVVEEAAAARIRRIVLVISPGKEALVNYFSRPDDLVEMLKNDGRLAEIEPLLTLLRRVEVCAVYQDEPRGLGHAILCAKDEVEEGPFAVLLPDELFDGKPQPLRQLLDAATEKDAAVSLLEVPAGEVSSYGIVAGKKEGKLLRIARAVEKPTRRAAPSRLALVGRYVLPGDTFELLRSTSPDSKGEIQLTPALARLAAQGRLLGATVRCTRFDAGQPRGWFEANQHFGKQHFR
- a CDS encoding glucose 1-dehydrogenase, which translates into the protein MIRERFDLSGKWALVTGASRGIGEATAMALAESGADLVLVSRKLPDLEAVAAKVEAAGRKAHCIPANMGSDEELERLKDKLEEIGVTPNILINNAATNPAMGTLIDLPDSVWQKIMDVNVTGPLRLCRRIVPMMRKAGGGSIVNVASIAGLRPSTTLGAYGISKAAVIHMTKTLASELAPFKIRVNCVAPGLVKTKFAEALFTNEAIYKAAISQIKMHRHGEPDEIAGIILTLASEAASFMTGEVVVVDGGATLG
- the rpsT gene encoding 30S ribosomal protein S20, translating into MPNHKSAAKRARQTETRTARNRLVKASMRTTIKKARAPEAGDEALTAAVKDVYKAASKGVIHKRQAARRVSRLVKAHNSKKAAA